Proteins co-encoded in one Pelobates fuscus isolate aPelFus1 chromosome 5, aPelFus1.pri, whole genome shotgun sequence genomic window:
- the TEPSIN gene encoding AP-4 complex accessory subunit tepsin: MAVLDRLTFLQQLPILLKGTSDDDNPCPGYLYEEIAKISHESPGSCRCLLEYLLNRLQSSSCHVKLKVLKILLYLCTLGSAQFVQDLRRNASFIQEAAAVGGPPDPLHGVSLYQKVRATAQDVVGSLYSDASSRSIPVVTFRETPHAGMGTQTLHPLAMQGFGYSQEKPDLGVSSDTLLGGIQRAAVKVTQAVLAGSASASPCISGQADDSYKPVTVPTENWKPSGVTSPLAHSVRVTHRTGVPGGGWDETDSGHSSQESSHGKSSQSQSSEAGSKSGSDGQSKSNNRENSETTDRVEHTHLGDCVQEAQLVWAITRGNKVFLTQEEMQHFVRGCSMLNCEVVFEMLNHSLLDDGTCVKLRSMCAMSSLMTSDLLSHDHMLAVVRQNLQKLSGGSPGPVTHKATKILRQFEALTQTSSGQRAANQITVATPPPCPTDILSHVNPWPEEEGILQPVSVPSSPTPASVGTIPDVNGVIRKIEPEEDSQSVCPLELNGQSAVQGCVSLFDGMEIVHPLGNTDLVDLLKNQSATIIGVRDRRTSEAVDSRLHSSSVFSFLNS, translated from the exons ATGGCCGTGCTGGACAGACTGACATTCCTACAGCAG CTGCCCATCCTGTTAAAAGGAACCTCTGATGACGACAATCCATGCCCTGGGTACCTGTATGAGGAAATTGCCA AGATTTCCCACGAGTCTCCTGGAAGCTGTCGTTGTCTCCTGGAATATCTGCTGAACCGTCTGCAGAGCAGCTCCTGCCATGTGAAGCTGAAG GTGCTGAAAATCCTCCTATATCTCTGCACACTGGGATCAGCCCAGTTTGTCCAGGATCTCAGAAGAAATGCTTCATTTATCCAGGAAGCGGCAG CTGTCGGTGGCCCCCCGGATCCTCTTCATGGTGTAAGCTTGTACCAGAAGGTCCGAGCTACAGCACAG GATGTCGTGGGCAGCTTGTACTCTGATGCCTCTTCTCGCTCTATACCTGTGGTGACATTTAGGGAGACGCCCCATGCAG GCATGGGCACTCAGACCTTACACCCACTGGCTATGCAGGGCTTTGGATATTCCCAGGAGAAACCAGATCTGG GTGTGTCTAGCGACACATTACTCGGCGGCATACAGCGAGCAGCTGTAAAAGTGACGCAGGCAGTGTTAGCCGGATCGGCGTCAGCCTCTCCCTGCATCAGTGGGCAGGCCGATGACTCCTACAAACCAGTCACAGTGCCCACAGAGAACTGGAAGCCCTCTGGCGTAACGTCTCCACTGGCACACAGTGTTCGAG TTACTCATCGCACCGGAGTTCCTGGAGGTGGATGGGATGAGACGGACAGTGGACACAGTTCCCAGGAGTCCTCGCACGGAAAGTCCTCTCAGAGCCAGTCGTCTGAAGCTGGTAGCAAATCGGGAAGTGATGGCCAATCAAAAAGCAACAACCGAGAAAACTCAGAGACCACTGACAG GGTGGAACACACGCACCTTGGGGACTGTGTGCAGGAGGCTCAGCTGGTCTGGGCGATAACGAGAGGAAACAAAGTATTTCTTACCCAAGAAGAGATGCAGCACTTTGTGAGAGG GTGTTCGATGTTGAATTGCGAAGTGGTTTTTGAGATGTTAAACCATTCACTCTTGGATGACGGTACATGCGTCAAGCTG AGATCCATGTGTGCCATGTCTTCTCTTATGACCTCTGACCTCCTGTCACATGACCACATGTTAGCAGTGGTCCGGCAAAATCTGCAGAAGTTAAGTGGTGGTTCTCCTGGACCAGTAACACACAAAGCTACCAAG ATCCTGCGGCAGTTTGAGGCACTTACCCAGACTTCCTCTGGGCAAAGGGCTGCAAATCAAATTACAGTCGCTACTCCACCTCCGTGTCCAACAGATATACTGAGCCACGTTAACCCTTGGCCAGAAGAGGAGGGAATTCTGCAACCAGTTAGTGTCCCTTCTTCACCGACCCCTGCATCAGTGGGAACAATTCCTGATGTAAATGGGGTCATAAGGAAAATAGAACCCGAGGAAGACTCACAAAGTGTGTGTCCTTTAGAGTTAAATGGACAAAGTGCGGTGCAGGGCTGTGTATCCCTCTTTGATGGCATGGAGATAGTTCACCCACTAGGAAATACTGACCTTGTGGACTTATTAAAAAACCAATCGGCTACAATCATAGGAGTCAGAGACAGAAGAACATCTGAAGCTGTGGATTCAAGGCTCCATTCCTCCTCTGTCTTCTCCTTTTTGAACTCCTGA